A single genomic interval of Terriglobus albidus harbors:
- a CDS encoding hybrid sensor histidine kinase/response regulator — MSKAEVPRWPQRIHQAAAGLLVLVALAVLWGWGADSARLKSVVVGWPRMVVPTAVCFLLAGIALGLLAFVRDPSSARGRVVSFRISQALSLLIVLIGLSRLLSAVLGRDSKIDHLFYMGSGAMAPATAINFTLLGSALFLAGRRRAFSSFQTMALFASLIAWLAFSRFLYGGAPLIPQDTLAVHTSLLFFAWSIGLLCSWPEEGLMSLLVSDSAGGVIARKLLVPAMVLPIAVGWVRLQGQRAGWYGTEAGLSLFALANVVIFGALVWMTAAALHRSDLSRRNGEWKLLEQLARLDLLRQITQAIGERQDMQSIFQVVLRSLEDNLPIDFGCIALYDRAGMVLTVSNVGVRQAVLADLKHTTIGIDENGFARSLGGQLIYEPNLDQLSTPFPRQLVQGGLHSGVIVPLMVESALFGILIAARRESEGFSSSDCEFLKHLGDLMALAAHQAQMYGSLQHAYDDLQATRQTVMQQERLRAFGQMASGIAHDINNTISPAALYTESLLETETGMSRQARRTLQTIQRALNDVSNTLTRLTDLYRQREPQVVSAPIDLNQLVRQTIELTNARWSAMPQQNGIVIRMVTELAHGIPSIRGLENELREVLVNLIFNAVDAMPSGGTLTLRTGIAKTGSGEGEPAGIRGVYLEVVDTGVGMDEEARRRCMEPFFTTKGDRGTGLGLVMVQGVMERHSGELEIDSAVGKGTTVRLTFTATEAAVSRPAPTAYAGTASKPVRILLVDDDPLLLKPLREVLELDGHDVVTANGGQSGIDAFHAALSQNKPFSIVFTDLGMPYVDGKKVALSVKEAAAATPVILLTGWGYRSGNEDETPANVDLVLSKPTKRGDLRSAVERFSGSEPN; from the coding sequence ATGAGCAAAGCTGAGGTCCCTCGCTGGCCGCAACGCATTCATCAAGCCGCCGCCGGTCTTCTTGTGCTTGTTGCGTTGGCGGTGCTTTGGGGATGGGGAGCGGACAGTGCCCGGCTTAAAAGCGTGGTCGTTGGCTGGCCACGTATGGTGGTCCCAACCGCGGTCTGCTTCCTGCTCGCCGGCATTGCTCTCGGCCTGCTCGCATTTGTAAGAGATCCCAGTTCGGCCCGAGGACGTGTAGTTTCCTTCCGGATATCGCAGGCTCTCTCTCTCCTGATCGTCCTGATCGGGCTGAGTCGGCTCTTGTCCGCTGTTTTAGGACGGGATTCGAAGATTGACCACCTCTTCTACATGGGTTCCGGAGCGATGGCGCCGGCCACGGCGATCAACTTCACCCTGCTTGGCAGCGCATTGTTTCTTGCGGGCAGACGTCGTGCCTTTTCATCCTTTCAGACGATGGCACTGTTTGCCAGCCTGATCGCATGGCTGGCCTTCAGCCGTTTTCTCTATGGAGGCGCACCTCTCATTCCTCAGGACACGTTGGCCGTGCATACCTCGCTGCTGTTTTTTGCGTGGAGTATCGGCCTGTTGTGTTCATGGCCCGAAGAGGGGTTGATGAGCCTACTGGTCAGTGACAGCGCCGGCGGCGTTATCGCCAGAAAGCTTCTGGTGCCGGCCATGGTTCTCCCCATTGCAGTGGGATGGGTGCGGCTACAGGGACAGCGCGCTGGATGGTATGGCACAGAGGCAGGGCTCTCGCTCTTTGCCTTAGCCAATGTTGTGATCTTCGGCGCCCTCGTGTGGATGACGGCAGCTGCTCTGCATCGCTCTGACCTTAGCCGCAGGAACGGCGAGTGGAAACTCCTGGAGCAACTGGCAAGGTTGGATTTGCTCCGGCAGATTACGCAGGCCATCGGGGAACGCCAGGATATGCAGAGCATCTTTCAGGTCGTGCTTCGCAGCCTGGAAGATAACCTGCCGATCGACTTCGGATGTATTGCTCTCTACGACCGCGCCGGAATGGTGCTTACGGTCTCCAATGTGGGCGTTCGTCAGGCAGTGCTGGCAGACCTGAAACATACCACTATCGGGATTGATGAAAACGGATTCGCGCGCAGCCTCGGCGGCCAACTGATCTATGAACCGAATCTGGATCAACTGTCCACGCCGTTTCCCCGGCAACTGGTTCAGGGCGGGCTTCACTCCGGCGTAATCGTACCGTTGATGGTTGAAAGTGCGCTCTTCGGCATCCTTATTGCCGCCAGACGAGAGTCGGAAGGATTCAGCAGCAGTGACTGCGAGTTCCTCAAGCACCTTGGAGATCTGATGGCGCTGGCTGCACACCAGGCACAGATGTACGGCTCGCTGCAGCATGCCTATGACGATCTGCAGGCGACGCGGCAGACGGTCATGCAGCAGGAGCGCCTGCGTGCCTTTGGACAAATGGCCAGCGGCATCGCACACGACATCAACAACACCATCTCGCCCGCGGCGCTCTATACAGAGTCGCTGTTGGAGACTGAGACTGGCATGAGCCGTCAGGCCCGCCGCACCCTCCAGACCATTCAGCGGGCGTTGAATGATGTCTCAAACACGCTTACCCGCCTCACAGATCTGTATCGGCAGAGGGAGCCGCAGGTTGTCTCTGCGCCGATTGATCTGAACCAACTTGTGCGCCAAACCATTGAGTTGACCAATGCCCGCTGGTCTGCCATGCCGCAGCAGAACGGGATTGTGATCCGCATGGTTACAGAACTGGCGCATGGGATTCCGTCGATTCGAGGCCTTGAAAATGAGCTCCGGGAAGTGCTTGTCAACCTCATCTTCAACGCCGTCGATGCCATGCCGAGCGGCGGTACGTTAACGCTGCGGACTGGCATCGCGAAGACCGGCTCCGGAGAAGGAGAGCCGGCCGGGATTCGGGGAGTCTATCTGGAAGTGGTCGACACCGGTGTTGGCATGGATGAAGAGGCCAGGCGGCGGTGCATGGAACCCTTCTTTACCACCAAGGGTGATCGCGGCACCGGACTTGGCCTTGTCATGGTGCAGGGTGTCATGGAGCGCCACAGCGGTGAGCTGGAGATTGACAGCGCTGTCGGTAAAGGGACGACGGTGCGTCTGACCTTTACCGCAACAGAAGCCGCAGTAAGTCGACCGGCTCCCACGGCGTATGCGGGTACCGCATCGAAGCCGGTGAGGATTCTGCTGGTTGACGACGATCCTCTCCTGCTGAAGCCGTTGCGCGAGGTGTTGGAACTGGACGGCCACGATGTTGTTACGGCGAATGGCGGCCAGTCGGGAATCGATGCGTTTCACGCCGCGCTCTCACAGAACAAGCCGTTTTCCATCGTCTTCACAGACCTGGGCATGCCCTATGTCGACGGCAAAAAAGTAGCGCTCTCCGTCAAAGAGGCCGCGGCCGCCACGCCCGTGATCCTGTTGACCGGCTGGGGATACCGCTCAGGCAACGAAGATGAGACCCCTGCCAATGTCGACCTGGTTTTGAGCAAGCCGACAAAGCGCGGCGATCTTCGTTCTGCAGTCGAGCGCTTCTCCGGAAGCGAACCCAACTAA
- a CDS encoding putative bifunctional diguanylate cyclase/phosphodiesterase, with amino-acid sequence MSDLSIVIATVSVGLYLALEYDFFRNEGHETLQQETVELDEALLIGGVLALLLLFFAIRRHREQKREIARRTAAEKQIRVLAFQDTLTGLANRRQFDEALRAAIAAPPREGACHAVLILDLNSFKQINDIHGHAVGDEVLTLTAQRLLSGVREGDLVARLGGDEFAVLATHVMGPDAAANIGRRIIDELSPPLLTGQIRHLIASGIGVALIPFDAVTAEEVFRKADLALYRAKEERRSAVHFFEEVLDRRMREREWVERELRSAVVSGQIRALFEPTVDLRTRQITGFEALPHWLHPTAGPISPQRFIAIAEECGLIHEIMDHILRQASETAARWPSHVRLSIDVLPVQLKDRSLAARILEILRETGLSPNRLEIEITEAALVRDLESAKLLLGTLRDEGVRIALDNFGTGYSSLYHLRNFKLDKIKIDSSFIRAMQGKESNQSVAHAHDGALERDLKAEQEESATIVRALVGLAHGLGLTIAAEGIEDPNQQSSLLLTGCEQGQGNLYSQPLSAEQTVDALVGRTA; translated from the coding sequence TTGTCCGACCTTTCAATCGTGATCGCAACCGTTAGCGTCGGTCTGTACCTGGCGCTGGAGTATGACTTTTTTCGCAATGAAGGTCACGAAACGCTGCAGCAGGAGACCGTCGAACTCGATGAGGCTCTGCTCATCGGCGGCGTTCTCGCGCTCCTGCTGCTGTTTTTCGCCATCCGCCGGCACCGGGAACAAAAGCGGGAGATCGCTCGCCGCACCGCCGCCGAAAAACAGATCAGGGTACTTGCCTTTCAGGACACACTTACCGGCCTGGCCAATCGCCGCCAGTTTGACGAGGCATTACGTGCAGCAATCGCCGCGCCACCCCGCGAAGGCGCCTGCCATGCCGTCTTGATTCTCGACCTCAATAGCTTTAAACAAATTAACGATATCCACGGCCATGCCGTCGGGGACGAGGTGCTTACTCTTACTGCTCAGAGGCTTCTTTCGGGGGTGCGCGAAGGCGATCTTGTAGCACGCCTGGGAGGGGATGAGTTTGCCGTTCTGGCGACCCACGTGATGGGTCCTGATGCAGCCGCCAACATCGGTCGACGCATCATCGATGAGCTCTCTCCTCCCTTGCTGACCGGTCAGATCCGGCATCTGATCGCATCCGGAATCGGCGTGGCGCTGATTCCGTTCGACGCTGTGACGGCCGAGGAGGTCTTTCGAAAAGCCGACCTGGCCCTGTACCGCGCCAAAGAGGAGCGCCGCTCCGCTGTGCACTTCTTTGAAGAGGTACTCGACCGCCGCATGCGTGAACGCGAGTGGGTTGAGCGGGAGCTCCGGTCTGCGGTCGTATCGGGCCAGATCCGGGCTCTCTTTGAGCCCACCGTCGACCTGCGTACACGCCAGATCACCGGCTTCGAGGCCCTGCCGCACTGGCTGCATCCGACTGCTGGGCCGATCAGCCCGCAGCGTTTCATTGCAATTGCGGAGGAGTGTGGTCTGATTCACGAGATCATGGACCACATCCTTCGCCAGGCAAGCGAGACTGCTGCCCGGTGGCCATCGCACGTACGGCTCTCCATCGATGTCCTGCCAGTGCAGTTGAAAGACCGGTCACTTGCGGCGCGGATTCTGGAGATTCTTCGCGAGACCGGCCTCAGCCCCAACCGTCTCGAGATTGAGATTACGGAAGCCGCCCTGGTGCGGGACCTTGAATCAGCAAAGCTACTGCTCGGAACACTGCGGGATGAGGGCGTCCGCATCGCACTGGACAACTTCGGCACCGGCTATTCCAGCCTCTATCATCTGCGCAACTTCAAGCTCGATAAGATCAAGATTGACTCCAGCTTTATCCGTGCCATGCAGGGGAAAGAGAGTAACCAGTCGGTCGCACACGCTCATGACGGAGCGCTGGAGAGAGACCTGAAGGCCGAGCAGGAGGAGAGCGCCACGATCGTCCGCGCACTGGTGGGCCTGGCTCACGGCCTTGGATTAACCATCGCCGCCGAAGGCATTGAGGATCCGAACCAGCAGAGTTCATTGCTGCTGACCGGTTGCGAGCAGGGACAAGGAAATCTTTATAGCCAGCCGTTATCGGCGGAGCAGACGGTCGATGCGCTGGTAGGGAGAACGGCATGA
- a CDS encoding DoxX family protein, which translates to MIREQQPALSLFSIGMIALGTLSVIYRDFAYNWQPVPAFHPGREALAVACGLFMVVTGVALLIRSTVALASRVVLPFLLAWLCLKIPALIVAPQIEAVWLGIGEIAMLFAGGLVIFARFSGLEQSSFFRRFTGASGLRIASIIFGLAVIPVGLSHLFYVKITASLVPSWLPFRVGFAYLTGAGQMACGLGILFLVLPRLAAYIETAMLALFAFLVWGPNTWFAAAPKMAGSPVGPRFPLTAFFITWIIAAASLLVAGSFTNERPDTNRTSKQRTTNDSAGRYA; encoded by the coding sequence ATGATTCGTGAGCAGCAACCCGCACTCTCTCTCTTTTCTATCGGCATGATCGCACTCGGAACGCTTTCGGTGATCTACCGCGACTTTGCCTACAACTGGCAGCCCGTTCCTGCATTTCATCCCGGCCGCGAAGCACTCGCTGTAGCATGCGGTCTCTTCATGGTCGTAACCGGTGTGGCGTTGCTCATTCGTTCGACGGTTGCGCTTGCTTCGCGGGTCGTCCTTCCGTTTCTTCTGGCCTGGCTTTGTCTCAAGATTCCAGCATTGATCGTCGCTCCTCAGATTGAGGCCGTCTGGCTCGGGATTGGCGAAATTGCCATGCTGTTTGCCGGCGGACTGGTGATCTTTGCCCGTTTCTCCGGCCTGGAGCAGTCATCCTTCTTTCGGCGCTTCACCGGCGCGAGCGGGTTGCGCATCGCAAGCATCATCTTCGGGCTTGCTGTGATTCCCGTCGGCCTCAGTCATCTTTTCTATGTGAAGATCACGGCCAGCCTTGTACCCTCCTGGTTGCCCTTTCGCGTCGGTTTCGCATATCTGACCGGTGCCGGGCAGATGGCCTGTGGCCTGGGGATATTGTTCCTGGTGCTGCCACGTCTGGCTGCATATATCGAAACCGCGATGCTGGCGCTCTTTGCTTTCCTGGTCTGGGGGCCTAACACCTGGTTTGCCGCTGCTCCAAAGATGGCGGGCTCACCGGTGGGGCCGCGCTTCCCGCTGACCGCATTCTTCATCACCTGGATCATTGCCGCGGCCTCGCTGCTTGTGGCGGGCAGTTTCACAAACGAACGACCTGATACCAACAGAACATCGAAACAGAGGACTACGAATGACAGTGCAGGACGATACGCTTGA
- a CDS encoding alpha/beta fold hydrolase: protein MTVQDDTLEVFQAHGAPALPPGESGLVAHEGARIWYCRLGSGSPVILLHGGLGHSGNWGYQVPFLLEHGFQVVLIDSRGQGRSTRDQRPYSYDLMASDVVAVMDALQIEKAALVGWSDGACTAMLLAAANPARVSGVFFFACNMDPSGVKPFEATPVLDRCFSRHTKDYAELSPTPDRFQQLVADLSLMQRTQPNYTAEDLAKIHVPVTIVQSRSDEFIRTEHAEYLARSIPNARLALLEGVTHFAPLQRPEPFNVEVLGFLRGLPG from the coding sequence ATGACAGTGCAGGACGATACGCTTGAGGTCTTTCAGGCTCACGGAGCCCCAGCTTTGCCGCCGGGAGAGAGCGGCCTTGTGGCTCATGAAGGCGCCCGCATCTGGTACTGCAGGCTTGGCTCAGGTTCTCCCGTCATTCTGTTGCACGGCGGGCTGGGCCACAGCGGCAACTGGGGCTATCAGGTTCCATTCCTCCTCGAGCATGGATTCCAGGTTGTTCTGATCGATAGCCGTGGACAGGGAAGAAGTACCCGCGATCAGCGTCCTTACTCGTACGATCTGATGGCTTCCGATGTTGTCGCGGTCATGGATGCACTGCAGATCGAGAAGGCTGCCCTTGTTGGCTGGAGTGATGGCGCATGTACTGCGATGCTTCTTGCCGCGGCGAATCCAGCACGTGTCTCTGGAGTCTTCTTCTTCGCCTGCAACATGGATCCCAGCGGGGTAAAGCCCTTCGAAGCTACTCCCGTCCTCGATCGCTGCTTCTCCCGCCACACGAAGGATTATGCCGAGCTGTCACCGACACCGGATCGTTTCCAGCAGCTCGTCGCCGATCTCTCACTCATGCAGCGGACGCAACCCAACTACACAGCGGAGGATCTCGCAAAGATCCATGTGCCCGTCACCATCGTGCAGAGTCGTTCCGACGAGTTTATTCGTACAGAACATGCAGAATACCTCGCCAGGTCGATTCCCAACGCCAGATTGGCCCTGCTCGAAGGTGTCACCCACTTCGCCCCGCTCCAGCGCCCCGAGCCGTTCAACGTGGAAGTCCTCGGCTTCTTGCGTGGTTTGCCTGGATGA
- a CDS encoding VOC family protein, producing the protein MLGSQPIIAFIPTKDFRKARSFYEQTLGLRFVSDDGFALVFDANGVMLRIAKASEFKPQPFTILGWKVDDIGDFAGQLSAKGITFERYSFLQQDGIGIWSSPDGAKVAWFKDPDGNLLSISQHP; encoded by the coding sequence ATGCTCGGTTCACAGCCCATCATCGCCTTTATTCCCACCAAAGACTTCAGGAAAGCCCGCAGCTTCTACGAGCAGACACTCGGTCTGCGTTTTGTGTCGGATGACGGATTCGCTCTTGTCTTCGATGCGAATGGCGTCATGCTTCGTATTGCCAAAGCGTCGGAGTTCAAGCCGCAGCCCTTTACCATCCTGGGCTGGAAGGTCGATGACATCGGTGACTTCGCAGGTCAACTTTCCGCGAAAGGCATTACCTTCGAGCGGTACAGCTTTCTTCAGCAGGATGGCATTGGGATATGGAGTTCTCCTGATGGAGCGAAGGTCGCTTGGTTTAAAGATCCCGACGGCAATCTTCTCTCTATATCTCAGCATCCGTAA
- a CDS encoding LytR/AlgR family response regulator transcription factor: MRLSVLVVDDEPLAREGLKLLLGRHPQVESVSEARNGREAIALIREKRLDLVLLDVQMPRTDGFAVVHAIGAELMPPVIFVTAHDQYAIRAFEIAAIDYLLKPVSEERFELAFKRAVNRLQTAPHEDATKQVLAMLGAIANPPRQLERFAVRSGENTIFVPVHEVDWIEAFQNYVRLHVGPSTHLLHVPMNVIEGVLDSNRFLRIHRSHIVNIRRIARLWPIAHGQYAVELKSGQRLQSGRTYSERIRRTLTNPF; the protein is encoded by the coding sequence GTGCGATTGAGTGTTCTGGTAGTGGACGATGAGCCCCTTGCTCGCGAAGGGCTAAAGCTGTTGCTTGGCCGTCATCCCCAGGTCGAGTCTGTCTCGGAAGCGAGAAACGGACGAGAGGCCATTGCTCTTATTCGTGAGAAAAGGCTGGACCTTGTGCTCCTGGATGTGCAGATGCCCCGGACAGACGGTTTCGCAGTAGTTCACGCGATTGGAGCAGAGCTTATGCCGCCGGTGATCTTCGTAACCGCGCACGACCAATATGCTATCCGGGCGTTCGAAATCGCGGCGATCGATTATCTTCTCAAACCGGTGAGCGAGGAGCGTTTTGAGCTCGCGTTCAAGCGAGCCGTCAACAGGCTACAAACCGCTCCCCACGAAGATGCCACAAAACAGGTGCTGGCGATGCTCGGTGCCATCGCGAATCCGCCGCGGCAGCTGGAGCGCTTCGCCGTTCGATCCGGCGAGAACACCATTTTTGTACCAGTCCACGAGGTGGACTGGATCGAAGCCTTCCAGAACTACGTCCGGCTTCACGTCGGTCCGTCAACTCACCTGCTGCACGTTCCTATGAATGTCATTGAGGGCGTGCTCGATTCAAACCGCTTCCTGCGCATCCATCGATCGCACATCGTCAATATCCGGCGTATCGCGCGGCTGTGGCCAATCGCGCACGGTCAGTATGCGGTCGAACTCAAGTCGGGGCAACGTCTGCAATCGGGGCGCACTTATAGCGAGCGCATCCGCCGCACACTCACAAATCCATTTTGA
- a CDS encoding sensor histidine kinase yields the protein MSPRMRQRIRLIVGVWLGWTIAGLFYIIQDTVPRLYRGGAVPWKYVFVGWMTGMYVCAALTPALLWLSNRWPIERRRTYIALHLGFSVIFSILATTLEVPLLLLLGVFPAPPPPPSIAAGVRIMLSFGIQGGVIRYWAVLALHAVYRSQKNAKIREREAFELKVKASELAQQLATAQLSSLKMQLQPHFLFNTLGAIIVLIQQQKTAQAEAMVEKLGNLLRRTLDDVEAQEVPLWRELEFLQLYLSIEQVRFEDRLRVRIAPPAALSEVLVPHMVLQPIVENAVRHGLGQSEEAVTIEVVATSSNGALTLVVSDDGPGLLSPRPGRPGIGLMNTRNRLARLYGDGAQLVVEQAPNRGVRVTITLPMRTVPQEASPCD from the coding sequence ATGTCGCCCCGAATGCGTCAACGGATACGGCTGATCGTAGGAGTCTGGCTCGGTTGGACGATCGCCGGGCTTTTCTACATCATCCAGGACACGGTTCCGCGGCTCTATCGAGGCGGCGCCGTGCCTTGGAAGTACGTGTTCGTCGGTTGGATGACGGGCATGTATGTTTGCGCCGCCCTCACACCGGCGCTGCTCTGGCTCAGCAACCGATGGCCGATCGAACGCCGGCGCACCTACATCGCATTGCACCTTGGTTTCAGCGTGATTTTCTCGATCTTAGCCACTACGCTCGAAGTCCCGCTATTGCTACTGCTTGGCGTCTTCCCGGCGCCGCCTCCTCCTCCGTCGATCGCCGCGGGCGTCAGAATCATGTTGTCATTCGGTATCCAGGGAGGCGTCATCCGCTATTGGGCCGTCCTCGCGCTTCATGCGGTGTACCGGTCGCAGAAAAACGCCAAGATTCGCGAACGAGAGGCATTCGAGTTAAAGGTGAAGGCATCCGAACTGGCGCAACAGCTTGCAACCGCACAGCTGAGTTCCCTCAAGATGCAGTTGCAGCCGCATTTTCTCTTCAATACGCTTGGCGCAATCATTGTCTTGATTCAGCAACAGAAGACAGCTCAGGCCGAGGCCATGGTGGAGAAACTCGGCAATCTCCTCCGGCGTACGCTCGATGATGTGGAGGCTCAGGAAGTCCCGCTGTGGCGCGAGCTTGAGTTCCTGCAGCTGTATCTCTCGATCGAACAGGTCCGATTCGAGGACCGGTTGCGTGTGCGCATTGCTCCACCCGCCGCACTGTCTGAAGTTCTGGTGCCGCACATGGTGCTACAGCCGATTGTCGAAAATGCAGTTCGCCATGGTCTTGGTCAGAGCGAGGAGGCGGTGACGATCGAGGTAGTGGCGACCAGCTCCAATGGGGCCCTTACCCTCGTCGTCTCCGATGATGGACCTGGGCTACTCTCGCCCAGGCCGGGCCGCCCAGGAATCGGGTTGATGAATACTCGAAACCGGCTGGCGCGGCTTTACGGAGATGGGGCGCAGCTTGTCGTCGAGCAAGCACCAAACCGTGGTGTACGGGTCACGATCACACTGCCTATGCGGACGGTTCCGCAGGAGGCCTCGCCGTGCGATTGA